A genomic stretch from Cellulomonas sp. KRMCY2 includes:
- the glgX gene encoding glycogen debranching protein GlgX codes for MGATGPTGRPPHRLGVHLAGDGVDVAVLASHADAVELCLLDPDATSDDGWAERRIPLSGPVHGVWFTHATGVRAGQHYGFRAHGRWDPAAGTRYNPAKLLVDPYARGTEGSVVPGQAVYGHRVDEAGNVVGDAPELDPTDSRAAVPHAVVIDDQFHGTPVGRPDVPWSDTVIYEAHVRGLTQQLQGLPAELRGTYAGLAHPVTVAHLHSLGVTTLELLPIHAMVSEPHLLRRGRTNYWGYSTLGFFAPNPDYATAAAQQAGAQAVLIEVKGMVRLLHAAGIEVVLDVVYNHTCEGGTHGPQLSWRGLDPTVYYLHDGGMPARFADVTGCGNSLDFRRPRVVQMALDSLRYWAQEVDIDGFRFDLAVTLGRDDDGFTPNHPFLVALQTDPVLAHRKLIAEPWDVGPGGWRTGAFPAPMAEWNDRFRNAVRTFWLGDPAQAAHGRPGHGVRELATRLAGSADLFGYSDPPLMRGAVSSINYVTAHDGFTLADLVAYEHKQNWANGEENRDGSDDNRSWNHGIEGSVRDLVIGTEILPLRRRSIRNLLATLLLSAGTPMITAGDELGRTQRGNNNAYTLDDETSWLRWELEPWRENLLATSRYLLWLRREHPALRSNGFYLGKPRGATDQPDLDWRGANGEPVSHGQWNDPAMRTLQMVRTAKDGSCVLLVINGSLDPVEVVLAPAPRQGGAVAEDGAGVDGAGAGAGAGADGAGADIDGADVDDPAPGPWKYLWDSVWERPDDLHTAAMIGALHPPADERLVLDPLSVRVYVAT; via the coding sequence ATGGGCGCAACCGGACCGACGGGGCGACCCCCTCACCGCCTGGGCGTGCACCTGGCGGGCGACGGGGTCGACGTCGCTGTGCTCGCGTCCCACGCCGACGCCGTCGAGCTCTGTCTGCTCGATCCCGACGCGACGAGCGACGACGGCTGGGCCGAGCGGAGGATCCCGCTGAGCGGGCCGGTGCACGGTGTCTGGTTCACCCACGCCACCGGGGTCCGCGCCGGCCAGCACTACGGCTTCCGCGCCCACGGGCGTTGGGACCCCGCCGCGGGCACGCGCTACAACCCCGCCAAGCTGCTCGTCGACCCGTACGCGCGCGGCACCGAAGGTTCGGTCGTGCCCGGCCAGGCCGTCTACGGCCACCGGGTCGACGAGGCGGGGAACGTGGTCGGGGACGCACCCGAGCTCGATCCGACCGACTCGCGCGCGGCCGTGCCGCACGCCGTGGTCATCGACGACCAGTTCCACGGGACGCCGGTCGGGCGTCCGGACGTGCCGTGGTCGGACACCGTGATCTACGAGGCGCACGTGCGCGGCCTGACGCAGCAGCTGCAGGGGCTGCCGGCCGAGCTGCGCGGCACCTACGCCGGGCTCGCGCACCCGGTGACCGTCGCGCACCTGCACTCGCTCGGCGTCACGACGCTCGAGCTGCTGCCGATCCACGCCATGGTCAGCGAGCCGCACCTGCTGCGCCGCGGGCGGACGAACTACTGGGGCTACAGCACCCTCGGCTTCTTCGCCCCGAACCCCGACTACGCGACAGCGGCCGCGCAGCAGGCCGGCGCGCAGGCCGTGCTCATCGAGGTCAAGGGCATGGTCCGGCTGCTGCACGCCGCCGGCATCGAGGTGGTCCTCGACGTCGTCTACAACCACACCTGCGAGGGCGGCACCCACGGACCACAGCTGAGCTGGCGCGGCCTGGACCCCACCGTCTACTACCTGCACGACGGCGGGATGCCGGCGCGGTTCGCCGACGTGACCGGCTGCGGCAACTCGCTGGACTTCCGCCGGCCGCGCGTCGTCCAGATGGCGCTCGACTCGCTGCGCTACTGGGCGCAGGAGGTCGACATCGACGGCTTCCGCTTCGACCTGGCGGTGACCCTCGGCCGGGACGACGACGGCTTCACGCCCAACCACCCGTTCCTGGTGGCCCTGCAGACCGACCCGGTCCTGGCTCACCGCAAGCTGATCGCCGAGCCCTGGGACGTCGGCCCGGGCGGCTGGCGCACCGGCGCGTTCCCGGCGCCGATGGCTGAGTGGAACGACCGCTTCCGCAACGCGGTGCGGACGTTCTGGCTCGGCGACCCGGCGCAGGCGGCCCACGGTCGACCGGGGCACGGCGTGCGCGAGCTCGCCACCCGTCTGGCCGGGTCGGCTGACCTCTTCGGCTACTCCGACCCACCGCTGATGCGGGGCGCGGTCTCGTCGATCAACTACGTCACCGCGCACGACGGGTTCACGCTCGCGGACCTCGTCGCCTACGAGCACAAGCAGAACTGGGCCAACGGCGAGGAGAACCGCGACGGCTCCGACGACAACCGCTCGTGGAACCACGGCATCGAGGGCTCGGTCCGGGACCTCGTCATCGGCACTGAGATCCTGCCGCTGCGGCGCCGGTCGATCCGGAACCTGCTCGCGACCCTGCTGCTGTCTGCCGGCACGCCGATGATCACCGCCGGCGACGAGCTGGGGCGGACCCAGCGCGGCAACAACAACGCCTACACCCTGGACGACGAGACCTCATGGCTGCGCTGGGAGCTGGAGCCCTGGCGCGAGAACCTTCTGGCCACGAGCCGCTACCTGCTGTGGCTGCGCCGAGAGCACCCGGCCCTCCGATCGAACGGCTTCTACCTCGGCAAGCCACGCGGCGCGACCGACCAGCCCGACCTGGACTGGCGGGGCGCGAACGGCGAGCCGGTCAGCCACGGGCAGTGGAACGACCCCGCCATGCGAACCCTGCAGATGGTGCGGACGGCCAAGGACGGCTCGTGCGTGCTGCTGGTCATCAACGGATCGCTCGACCCGGTCGAGGTGGTGCTCGCCCCTGCGCCGCGACAGGGCGGAGCGGTGGCCGAGGACGGTGCCGGTGTTGACGGTGCCGGTGCGGGTGCCGGCGCCGGTGCGGACGGTGCCGGTGCGGACATCGACGGTGCGGACGTCGACGACCCGGCGCCGGGCCCGTGGAAGTACCTGTGGGACTCCGTCTGGGAGCGGCCCGACGACCTGCACACTGCCGCGATGATCGGCGCGCTGCACCCGCCGGCCGACGAGCGCCTGGTCCTCGACCCGCTGAGCGTCCGGGTGTACGTCGCGACCTGA
- a CDS encoding electron transfer flavoprotein subunit alpha/FixB family protein: MTGSTVLVLVDHHDGTLRGPALELLTAARGLGEVHVAWLGDGLDGALGLLGEHGAAVVHQVRLDGPEARLAPGVAQILEQVAGAVGATTVLLSSTFENKEVAARLALATGAGLVVDAAGVERGVDGRVVTVQQAFAATWTLRGEVTVEKAVVALKPNAVPVVPAPTPTTPQVQVHDVAVPADLLGVRVVGRTERAGSDRPELGEAQIVVTGGRGTDGDFSVVEDLADALGGAVGATRVATDEGWISHDAQIGQTGVTISPKLYIGAGVSGAVHHRGGMQSSGTIVAVNSDPEAPIFEIADFGVVGDLFTVLPQAAAEIRRLRAADA, from the coding sequence ATGACCGGCAGCACCGTCCTCGTCCTGGTCGACCACCACGACGGCACGCTCCGCGGGCCCGCCCTCGAGCTGCTCACCGCCGCCCGCGGGCTGGGCGAGGTGCACGTCGCGTGGCTCGGCGACGGGCTCGACGGGGCCCTCGGGCTGCTCGGCGAGCACGGTGCGGCAGTCGTGCACCAGGTCCGGCTCGACGGCCCCGAGGCGCGGCTCGCACCCGGCGTGGCCCAGATCCTCGAGCAGGTCGCCGGCGCGGTCGGGGCCACGACGGTCCTGCTGTCCTCGACGTTCGAGAACAAGGAGGTCGCCGCCCGGCTCGCGCTGGCCACCGGCGCCGGCTTGGTCGTGGACGCCGCGGGTGTCGAGCGTGGCGTGGACGGCAGGGTGGTCACCGTCCAGCAGGCGTTCGCCGCGACCTGGACCCTGCGTGGTGAGGTGACCGTCGAGAAGGCCGTCGTCGCGCTCAAGCCCAACGCGGTGCCGGTCGTGCCGGCCCCGACGCCGACGACGCCCCAGGTGCAGGTGCACGACGTCGCCGTCCCCGCCGATCTGCTCGGCGTACGCGTCGTGGGACGCACCGAACGGGCCGGGTCCGACCGGCCCGAGCTCGGCGAGGCGCAGATCGTGGTGACCGGCGGGCGGGGGACCGACGGCGACTTCAGCGTCGTCGAGGACCTTGCCGACGCGCTCGGCGGGGCGGTGGGTGCGACGCGCGTCGCGACCGACGAGGGCTGGATCAGCCACGACGCCCAGATCGGCCAGACCGGGGTGACGATCTCCCCGAAGCTCTACATCGGCGCCGGGGTCTCCGGCGCGGTGCACCATCGCGGTGGGATGCAGTCGTCCGGCACGATCGTCGCGGTCAACTCCGACCCGGAGGCGCCGATCTTCGAGATCGCCGACTTCGGCGTCGTGGGGGACCTGTTCACGGTGCTGCCGCAGGCCGCTGCCGAGATCCGTCGGCTGCGCGCGGCTGACGCCTGA
- a CDS encoding electron transfer flavoprotein subunit beta/FixA family protein — protein MKIVVCVKHVPDLQAERQFTDTGRVDRTGGDGTLNELDENAVEAAVTLVEQHGGEVTVLTVGPDDAVDAVRRGLQMGADHAVHVIDDAIAGSDAFGTALVLAAALRELGKDEPIDLVVTGMAALDGLMSVMPTLLAAHLGLPQATLAAELTVTDGVVRVRRELDLVTEVLEAPLPAVVSVTDQANEPRYPSFKGIMAARKKAVTTWSLADLGIDAADVGEAAARTRVLEAVPRPPRENRVLITDEGDAGLRLAAYLAENNLV, from the coding sequence ATGAAGATCGTCGTCTGCGTCAAGCACGTGCCCGACCTGCAGGCCGAACGCCAGTTCACCGACACCGGCCGGGTGGACCGGACCGGCGGGGACGGCACCCTCAACGAGCTCGACGAGAACGCGGTCGAGGCCGCGGTCACCCTCGTCGAGCAGCACGGTGGCGAGGTCACGGTGCTCACTGTCGGCCCGGACGACGCCGTGGACGCGGTGCGCCGCGGTCTGCAGATGGGCGCGGACCACGCGGTGCACGTGATCGACGACGCGATCGCCGGCTCGGACGCGTTCGGCACGGCGCTCGTGCTCGCCGCCGCGCTGCGCGAGCTCGGCAAGGATGAGCCGATCGACCTGGTCGTCACGGGCATGGCGGCCCTCGACGGGCTGATGTCCGTCATGCCGACGCTCCTGGCCGCCCACCTCGGCCTGCCACAGGCGACCCTCGCGGCCGAGCTCACCGTGACCGACGGCGTCGTGCGGGTACGTCGCGAGCTCGACCTCGTGACCGAGGTGCTCGAGGCGCCGCTGCCCGCCGTGGTGAGCGTGACGGACCAGGCGAACGAGCCGCGCTACCCGTCGTTCAAGGGGATCATGGCGGCCCGCAAGAAGGCTGTGACCACCTGGTCCCTCGCGGACCTGGGCATCGACGCCGCGGACGTCGGCGAGGCGGCGGCCCGCACGCGCGTCCTCGAGGCCGTGCCGCGCCCGCCGCGGGAGAACCGCGTGCTCATCACCGACGAGGGAGATGCCGGCCTGCGCCTGGCCGCCTACCTCGCCGAGAACAACCTCGTCTGA